One Comamonas endophytica DNA window includes the following coding sequences:
- the gabT gene encoding 4-aminobutyrate--2-oxoglutarate transaminase produces MNTNTELTQRRTAAMPRGIGVLSHFHAAQADNALLTDAEGRQYIDFAAGIAVLNTGHRHPRVVGAIRQQLLRFTHTAFQVVPYENAIALAERLNALAPVAKPAKTALFTTGVEAVENAVKIARYATGRSALIAFSGAFHGRTLLGLSLTGKVVPYKAGFGSMLPEVYHLPFPAPTLGVGVNDTLNALTRLFKADVDPQRVAAIVIEPVQGEGGFYPAPPALLEALRAQCDAHGILLIADEVQSGFGRTGRWFAMEHHGVQADLICMAKSLGGGMPLSGVTGRAEVMDAPPPGALGSTYAANPLSVAAAHAVLDIIDEQQLCARAEHLGARLMARLRALQERDAGMAEVRGLGSMVAVEFSQPGSHAPDAERVNGVVQAAMSQGLLLLPCGVHGNVLRFLYPLTIEEALFERALDILDKVLGRD; encoded by the coding sequence ATGAACACCAACACCGAACTCACGCAGCGCCGCACCGCCGCCATGCCGCGCGGCATCGGCGTGCTCAGCCACTTCCACGCCGCGCAGGCCGACAACGCCTTGCTGACCGATGCCGAGGGCCGGCAATACATCGATTTCGCCGCCGGCATCGCCGTGCTCAACACCGGACACCGCCATCCCCGGGTGGTGGGGGCCATCCGCCAGCAGCTGCTGCGCTTCACGCATACCGCGTTCCAGGTCGTGCCTTACGAGAACGCCATCGCATTGGCCGAACGCCTCAATGCGCTGGCACCGGTCGCGAAACCGGCCAAGACGGCGCTGTTCACCACCGGCGTCGAAGCCGTGGAGAACGCGGTGAAGATCGCACGCTACGCCACGGGCCGCTCGGCGCTGATCGCGTTCAGCGGCGCCTTCCACGGGCGCACGCTGCTGGGGCTGTCGCTGACCGGCAAGGTGGTGCCCTACAAGGCCGGCTTCGGCAGCATGCTGCCCGAGGTGTACCACCTGCCTTTTCCCGCGCCGACGCTGGGTGTGGGCGTGAACGACACGCTGAATGCGCTCACGCGGCTGTTCAAGGCCGATGTGGATCCGCAGCGCGTGGCCGCGATCGTCATCGAGCCGGTGCAGGGCGAAGGCGGCTTCTACCCCGCGCCGCCGGCGCTGCTCGAAGCGCTGCGCGCGCAATGCGATGCGCATGGCATCCTGCTGATCGCCGACGAGGTGCAAAGCGGTTTCGGCCGCACCGGCCGCTGGTTTGCCATGGAGCACCATGGCGTGCAGGCCGACCTGATCTGCATGGCCAAGAGCCTGGGCGGCGGCATGCCGCTGTCGGGCGTCACGGGCCGCGCGGAGGTGATGGATGCGCCCCCGCCCGGCGCGCTGGGCAGCACCTATGCGGCCAACCCGCTGTCGGTGGCCGCGGCGCATGCGGTGCTGGACATCATCGACGAGCAGCAGTTGTGCGCGCGTGCCGAACACCTGGGGGCGCGGCTGATGGCGCGGCTGCGGGCGCTGCAGGAGCGCGATGCGGGCATGGCAGAGGTGCGCGGCCTGGGCTCGATGGTGGCGGTGGAGTTCAGCCAACCCGGCTCCCACGCGCCCGATGCCGAGCGCGTCAATGGCGTGGTGCAGGCCGCCATGTCGCAGGGGCTGCTGCTGCTGCCCTGCGGGGTGCATGGCAACGTGCTGCGCTTTCTCTACCCCCTGACCATCGAGGAGGCGCTGTTCGAACGCGCGCTGGACATCCTCGACAAGGTGCTGGGCCGGGATTGA
- a CDS encoding LysR family transcriptional regulator produces the protein MLSRRELLLLRAMYQQGTVTAAAHSIHMTQPAASALLKDMETRLGFALFSREHRRLHLTSQGRALIPEVLNALSGMESVDRLASDIRRGASDRLSVGAVAVAASMLLPQALLGVRRAYPHVTFTVRAGSGLEIIEMAVDHRIDLGIVIGASAPNERVHKEALAAVSLFAIFHPDHPLAEARSVTLAQVAALGLIALSPALPAGLATQRAFEGQGLDYRPLLEVAQSFTACELAGQQLGVAVVESLGARYAQRMGLVARHLLTMHDAALSLVSPRDRPLEGPSLCLRDALREAVRGLGVVAGA, from the coding sequence ATGTTGAGCCGCCGGGAACTGCTGCTGCTGCGCGCGATGTACCAACAGGGCACCGTGACGGCCGCGGCCCACTCCATCCACATGACCCAGCCTGCGGCCAGCGCGCTGCTCAAGGACATGGAAACGCGCCTGGGCTTCGCGCTGTTCAGCCGCGAGCACCGGCGCCTGCATCTGACGAGCCAGGGGCGCGCGCTGATTCCCGAGGTGCTCAATGCGCTGTCGGGCATGGAGTCGGTGGACCGGCTGGCCAGCGACATCCGCCGCGGCGCCTCGGACCGGCTCAGCGTGGGCGCGGTGGCCGTCGCGGCCTCGATGCTGCTGCCCCAGGCGCTGCTTGGCGTGCGACGCGCCTATCCGCATGTGACCTTCACGGTGCGCGCTGGCTCGGGGCTGGAGATCATCGAGATGGCCGTCGACCACCGCATCGACCTGGGTATCGTGATCGGCGCCTCGGCGCCCAATGAGCGGGTGCACAAGGAAGCGCTGGCCGCGGTGAGCCTGTTTGCCATCTTCCACCCGGACCATCCGCTGGCCGAGGCGCGGTCAGTTACGCTGGCGCAGGTGGCGGCGCTCGGCCTGATCGCGCTGTCGCCCGCCCTGCCCGCAGGCCTGGCCACGCAGCGGGCCTTCGAGGGCCAGGGGCTGGACTACCGCCCGTTGCTGGAAGTCGCGCAGTCCTTCACCGCCTGCGAGCTCGCGGGCCAGCAGCTGGGCGTGGCGGTGGTGGAATCGCTGGGTGCGCGCTATGCGCAGCGCATGGGGCTGGTGGCGCGCCATCTGCTGACCATGCATGATGCCGCGCTGTCGCTGGTAAGCCCGCGCGACCGGCCGCTGGAAGGGCCCAGCCTGTGCCTGCGCGATGCACTGCGCGAGGCAGTGCGCGGGCTGGGGGTGGTGGCTGGCGCGTAA
- a CDS encoding TRAP transporter small permease yields the protein MNRWIDRACRGLEAVIAAMLALMVVLVFGNVVLRYLFNSGITVSEEVSRWLFIWMTFLGAIVALREHGHLGVDMVVQRLPAWAKKICLALGHALMLFILWLLLQGSLAQARINWDVTAPTTGMSMAIVYLSCVVFAVCAGFLLLLDLWRLLTGRMDEAELVMVQESEEAVQLQQILAAEATNAGAHRKGEK from the coding sequence ATGAATCGCTGGATCGACCGGGCCTGCCGCGGCCTCGAAGCGGTGATTGCCGCGATGCTGGCGCTGATGGTGGTGCTGGTGTTCGGCAACGTGGTGCTGCGCTACCTGTTCAACTCGGGCATCACGGTGTCCGAGGAGGTGTCGCGCTGGCTTTTCATCTGGATGACCTTCCTGGGCGCCATCGTCGCGCTGCGCGAGCACGGCCACCTCGGGGTGGACATGGTGGTGCAGCGGCTGCCGGCCTGGGCCAAGAAGATCTGCCTGGCGCTGGGCCATGCGCTGATGCTGTTCATCCTGTGGCTGCTGCTGCAGGGCAGCCTGGCGCAGGCGCGCATCAACTGGGACGTCACGGCGCCGACCACCGGCATGTCGATGGCCATCGTCTACCTCTCCTGCGTGGTGTTCGCGGTCTGCGCCGGCTTCCTGCTGCTGCTGGACCTGTGGCGGCTGCTGACCGGGCGGATGGATGAAGCCGAACTGGTGATGGTGCAGGAATCGGAAGAAGCGGTGCAGTTGCAGCAGATCCTGGCGGCCGAGGCCACCAATGCCGGCGCGCATCGGAAAGGCGAAAAATGA
- a CDS encoding type II 3-dehydroquinate dehydratase: protein MKILVLNGPNLNLFGRREPHIYGTTTLAQINARLQKLAEELDVTLETIQSNHEGALIDFLHANIDSAQGALVNPAGLTQHGVPLHDAIKAMPFPVIEVHMSNIAAREAWRVHSIISPAVKATVQGFGPHSYLAALRALVESLREAKA, encoded by the coding sequence ATGAAAATTCTTGTTCTCAACGGTCCCAACCTGAACCTCTTCGGTCGGCGCGAACCGCATATCTACGGCACCACGACACTGGCGCAGATCAACGCGCGGCTGCAAAAGCTCGCCGAGGAGCTGGACGTGACGCTGGAGACCATCCAGTCGAACCACGAAGGCGCGCTGATCGACTTTCTGCACGCCAACATCGACAGCGCGCAGGGCGCGCTGGTGAACCCCGCCGGGCTCACGCAGCACGGCGTGCCGCTGCACGACGCGATCAAGGCCATGCCCTTCCCGGTGATCGAGGTGCACATGTCGAACATCGCGGCGCGCGAGGCCTGGCGCGTGCACTCGATCATCTCGCCGGCGGTGAAGGCCACGGTGCAGGGCTTCGGTCCGCACTCCTATCTCGCCGCGCTGCGCGCGCTGGTCGAGAGCCTGCGCGAAGCCAAGGCATGA
- a CDS encoding TRAP transporter substrate-binding protein, with the protein MRIPARLALAAGLSFLLALPAAAQQERVIRFGHLNNADHPVSFGVKRFGEILAAKSGGKMKVMEFPASQLGNEMQQQSALQGGVQQMSAPATTSLAGIVKEFGLVDFPFAVANYAQADALLDGPLGQALIAKLPEKGLVALGYWDLGFRNVTNSKRAITKPEDFDGLKLRVIPNPVFLDTFKAFKANPVPMPFAELYGALEARAVDGQENPFAVILSNKFYEVQKFVSATNHVYAANIVLVSKKFWDQLTPAEQKMMNEAADESRAYQRQVSRAAAQKAVGELQAKGLQYNEVSPAEQKRMQQIAKPVVDRFAATYDPAIVKLYNDELARIRK; encoded by the coding sequence ATGCGCATTCCCGCCCGCCTTGCCCTGGCCGCTGGCCTGTCCTTTCTTCTTGCCTTGCCTGCCGCCGCGCAGCAAGAGCGCGTGATCCGTTTCGGTCACCTGAACAACGCCGACCATCCTGTGAGCTTTGGCGTCAAGCGCTTTGGCGAGATCCTGGCCGCCAAGAGCGGCGGCAAGATGAAGGTGATGGAATTCCCGGCCTCCCAGCTGGGCAACGAGATGCAGCAGCAGTCGGCCCTGCAGGGCGGCGTGCAGCAGATGTCGGCACCGGCCACGACCTCGCTGGCCGGCATCGTCAAGGAATTCGGCCTGGTCGATTTCCCCTTTGCCGTCGCCAACTACGCACAGGCCGACGCGCTGCTCGACGGCCCGCTGGGCCAGGCGCTGATCGCCAAGCTGCCGGAAAAAGGCCTGGTCGCATTGGGCTACTGGGACCTGGGCTTCCGCAACGTCACCAACAGCAAGCGTGCCATCACCAAGCCCGAGGACTTCGACGGCCTGAAGCTGCGCGTCATCCCCAACCCGGTGTTCCTCGACACCTTCAAGGCCTTCAAGGCCAACCCCGTGCCGATGCCCTTTGCCGAGCTCTATGGCGCACTGGAGGCACGCGCCGTCGACGGCCAGGAGAACCCCTTTGCCGTGATCCTGTCGAACAAGTTCTACGAAGTGCAGAAGTTCGTCAGCGCCACCAACCACGTCTACGCGGCCAACATCGTGCTGGTCAGCAAGAAGTTCTGGGACCAGCTCACGCCGGCCGAGCAGAAGATGATGAACGAGGCCGCCGACGAGTCGCGCGCCTACCAGCGCCAGGTCAGCCGCGCGGCCGCGCAGAAGGCGGTGGGCGAGCTGCAGGCCAAGGGGCTGCAATACAACGAAGTCTCGCCCGCCGAGCAAAAGCGCATGCAGCAGATCGCCAAGCCGGTGGTCGACCGCTTTGCCGCCACCTACGACCCCGCCATCGTCAAGCTCTACAACGACGAGCTGGCCCGCATCCGCAAGTGA
- a CDS encoding TRAP transporter large permease — MTIFVFVGALLLAMAMGIPIAFSLLASGVALMWHLDLFDPQILAQNLIGGADSFPLLAVPFFMLAGEIMNVGGLSKRIVDFALALVGHVKGGLGYVTIMAGCLLSALSGSAVADAAALTALLLPMMTRAGHDKARAGGLIAATGVIGPVIPPSIGLVIFGVAANVSISKLFLAAIVPGLLIGGALWVTWAWLVRSEKIVPPPRKSRAEILHAARKALWALLLPVIILVGLRMGVFTPTEAAVVAAVYALFVSAVIYREITWAKLYGIFVAAAKTSAIVMFLIAAAMVSAWLITVADLPSKVVALLQPFMDSKILLMMAIMVLVMLVGTAMDMTPTILILTPVLMPVVNAAGIDPVYFGVMFIINNSIGLVTPPVGTVLNVVAGVGRMSMDDVTRGVIPFMLAQFAIMFAMVLFPWLVTGPAKFFYR, encoded by the coding sequence ATGACGATTTTCGTATTTGTCGGAGCCCTGCTCCTGGCGATGGCCATGGGCATCCCGATCGCGTTCTCGCTGCTGGCCAGCGGCGTGGCGCTGATGTGGCACCTGGACCTGTTTGACCCGCAGATCCTGGCGCAGAACCTGATTGGCGGCGCCGACAGCTTCCCGCTGCTGGCCGTGCCCTTCTTCATGCTCGCCGGCGAGATCATGAACGTCGGCGGCCTCTCCAAGCGCATCGTGGATTTCGCGCTGGCGCTGGTCGGCCACGTCAAGGGCGGGCTGGGCTATGTGACCATCATGGCCGGCTGCCTGCTGTCGGCGCTGTCGGGCTCGGCCGTGGCCGATGCCGCCGCGCTCACCGCGCTGCTGCTGCCGATGATGACGCGCGCCGGCCACGACAAGGCGCGCGCCGGCGGGCTGATTGCCGCCACCGGCGTGATCGGCCCGGTGATCCCGCCCAGCATCGGCCTGGTGATCTTCGGCGTCGCCGCCAATGTCTCGATCTCCAAGCTGTTCCTGGCGGCCATCGTGCCCGGGCTGCTGATCGGCGGCGCGCTGTGGGTCACCTGGGCCTGGCTGGTGCGCAGCGAGAAGATCGTGCCGCCGCCGCGCAAGTCCCGCGCCGAGATCCTGCACGCGGCGCGCAAGGCCCTCTGGGCGCTGCTGTTGCCGGTGATCATCCTGGTGGGCCTGCGCATGGGCGTGTTCACCCCCACGGAGGCCGCGGTGGTGGCGGCGGTCTATGCGCTGTTCGTCTCGGCCGTCATCTACCGCGAGATCACCTGGGCCAAGCTCTACGGCATCTTCGTGGCCGCGGCCAAGACCAGCGCCATCGTCATGTTCCTGATCGCCGCGGCCATGGTCAGCGCCTGGCTGATCACGGTGGCCGATCTGCCCTCGAAGGTCGTCGCGCTGCTGCAGCCTTTCATGGACAGCAAGATCCTGCTGATGATGGCGATCATGGTGCTGGTGATGCTGGTGGGCACGGCAATGGACATGACGCCCACCATCCTGATCCTCACGCCGGTGCTGATGCCCGTCGTGAACGCAGCGGGCATCGATCCGGTCTACTTCGGCGTGATGTTCATCATCAACAACTCCATCGGCCTGGTCACGCCGCCGGTGGGCACGGTGCTCAACGTGGTGGCGGGGGTGGGCCGCATGTCGATGGACGACGTGACGCGCGGCGTGATCCCGTTCATGCTGGCGCAGTTCGCGATCATGTTCGCCATGGTGCTGTTCCCCTGGCTGGTCACCGGGCCGGCGAAGTTCTTCTACCGCTAG
- a CDS encoding IclR family transcriptional regulator, with product MSNILERSFKVLEHLAAHPEGKALSALATELEMPLSATHRLLAELSRCGYVRQEHSQGNYMLTIKLVSLGLGFLSASGIVDIAQPLLDRLAVESGELVRLAVVDGDALTFVAKSQGATRGLRYDPDMGLSVNLSCSAAGHAWLSTMSDEQALALVSQQGFGQPEDYGPNAPTTVKALLAHLEKTRRQGYSCIVEVFAPGMSAMAAPIRRGNGPVIGVVTIAGPLIRLTEERMHSLGTALLETTQELAMTSSGSALLKNRG from the coding sequence ATGAGCAACATCCTGGAACGCAGTTTCAAAGTCCTTGAACACCTGGCCGCCCACCCGGAAGGAAAAGCGCTGTCCGCGCTGGCCACCGAACTCGAGATGCCGCTGAGCGCCACGCACCGGCTGCTGGCCGAGCTGAGCCGCTGCGGCTATGTGCGCCAGGAGCACAGCCAGGGCAACTACATGCTGACCATCAAGCTGGTCTCGCTGGGGCTGGGTTTCCTCAGCGCCAGCGGCATCGTCGACATCGCCCAGCCGCTGCTCGACCGCCTGGCCGTGGAATCGGGAGAACTGGTGCGCCTGGCCGTGGTCGATGGCGACGCGCTGACCTTCGTCGCCAAGTCGCAGGGCGCGACGCGCGGGCTGCGCTACGACCCGGACATGGGCCTGTCGGTCAACCTGTCGTGCAGCGCCGCGGGCCATGCCTGGCTGTCGACCATGAGCGACGAGCAGGCGCTGGCGCTGGTGTCGCAGCAGGGCTTCGGCCAGCCCGAGGACTACGGCCCGAACGCGCCGACCACCGTGAAGGCGCTGCTGGCGCATCTGGAAAAAACGCGCCGCCAGGGCTACAGCTGCATCGTCGAGGTGTTCGCGCCCGGCATGAGCGCCATGGCCGCCCCGATCCGCCGTGGCAATGGCCCGGTGATCGGCGTGGTGACCATCGCCGGCCCGCTGATCCGCCTGACCGAGGAGCGCATGCATTCGCTGGGCACGGCGCTGCTGGAGACCACGCAGGAGCTGGCGATGACCAGCAGCGGGTCGGCGTTGTTGAAGAATCGGGGGTGA
- the phaR gene encoding polyhydroxyalkanoate synthesis repressor PhaR produces the protein MQENQTSTAAAKARTRVIKKYPNRRLYDTDTSTYITLSEVKALVMASEPLVVRDAKTGDDLTRSILLQIILEEEAGGAPMFTEAVLANIIRFYGHAMQGSMGASLERNVQMFSDFQARMAEQGATPEMWSQFLRLQPTLMQGMVSSYLGQSQAMFTQMQEQMHKQTAQMLDAMGLKR, from the coding sequence GTGCAAGAGAACCAGACATCGACCGCCGCGGCCAAGGCCCGGACGCGCGTCATCAAGAAATACCCCAACCGCCGGCTCTACGACACCGACACCTCCACCTACATCACGCTGTCCGAGGTCAAGGCGCTGGTCATGGCGAGCGAACCCCTGGTCGTGCGCGACGCCAAGACCGGCGACGACCTCACGCGCAGCATCCTGCTGCAGATCATCCTCGAGGAAGAAGCCGGCGGCGCCCCGATGTTCACCGAGGCCGTGCTGGCCAACATCATCCGCTTCTACGGGCACGCCATGCAGGGCAGCATGGGGGCGAGCCTGGAGCGCAACGTGCAGATGTTCAGCGACTTCCAGGCGCGCATGGCCGAGCAGGGCGCCACGCCGGAGATGTGGAGCCAGTTCCTGCGCCTGCAGCCCACGCTGATGCAGGGCATGGTCAGCAGCTATCTCGGCCAGTCGCAGGCGATGTTCACGCAGATGCAGGAGCAGATGCACAAGCAGACCGCGCAGATGCTGGATGCGATGGGCTTGAAACGTTAG